A stretch of the Cytobacillus luteolus genome encodes the following:
- a CDS encoding DUF2249 domain-containing protein, which translates to MILDNRGLEPPQPMMRTLNALEKMESGERLTIINDRRPMFLYEQLEESGYKHTTSEREDGSFQIDITK; encoded by the coding sequence ATGATACTAGATAACCGTGGACTTGAGCCTCCTCAGCCTATGATGAGGACATTAAATGCACTAGAGAAAATGGAAAGTGGAGAAAGGTTAACCATCATTAATGATCGTAGACCTATGTTTTTATATGAGCAGCTTGAAGAAAGTGGATATAAGCATACTACTTCTGAACGAGAAGATGGAAGTTTTCAGATTGACATCACAAAATAA
- a CDS encoding DUF2249 domain-containing protein, which translates to MNHNTERIVELDVREDVKNKLEPFQKIMEAIQSLETGDTFILHAPFKPVPLFAVMKAKGFTHEEEEIEKKHWKVTFVKRGVES; encoded by the coding sequence ATGAATCATAACACTGAAAGAATTGTTGAATTAGATGTAAGAGAGGATGTAAAAAACAAACTTGAGCCGTTTCAAAAAATTATGGAGGCTATTCAGTCACTTGAAACTGGTGACACATTTATTTTACACGCACCTTTCAAGCCAGTTCCTTTATTTGCTGTGATGAAAGCAAAAGGCTTTACCCATGAAGAAGAAGAAATAGAGAAAAAGCACTGGAAAGTAACCTTTGTAAAACGAGGTGTTGAATCATGA